The Lolium perenne isolate Kyuss_39 chromosome 6, Kyuss_2.0, whole genome shotgun sequence genome segment GTATTCCAAGGATTAATGAGCTTTTTGATTCCCCAAATATTTCTCCTCCGCTTCTTTGTTTCCCTctcattccaaaaaaaaaactccCGAAAACAAAAATCCCCATCTCAGATGAGCGACGAGGGCGGCGCCGAGATGaccagccgccgccgcctccactcggcgccggcggcgccgctGGACGGCGAAGACCTCCTCTGTCAGATCCTCGTCCGAATCCCCCCGCTACCCTCTTCGCTCCCGCGCGCCGGCGCCGTCTCCAAGCTCTGGGCGCGCGTGGCGGCCGACCCAGGCTTCCGCCGCCGCTTCCTCGCGCACCACCGGAAGCCGCCGGTCCTGGGCGTATTCGAGAAGCTCGGGCAGGATCTGGTATTCTCCCCCATCCTCGACCCTCCCGACCGCATCCCTCCGGGGCGCTTCTCCCTGTGCCCCGAGCAGGAGGCGTCGTTCACTCACTGGACCCTGCTCGGGTGccgccacggccgcgtcctcgcCATCGGTAGCTTCAGTAGGCACGCTACGCTCCTCGTGTTCGATCCCGTCTCCCGCGGCCGCAGCTACGTGCCCGTTCCGATGGATTTCCGGTTCAATCTGTGCAACGTCAGGGGAACCGTGCTGTGTGCTGCCGGCAACGGCGAGGGCCACGTGCACGGAGACTGCCACTCAGGCCCCTTTAAGGTGGTCTTGCTAGGCACCAGGAGCCGCCAAGAGCCAGCCATGGCCTGCGTGTACTCCTCGGAGACCGGCGTGTGGGGACCGCTTGTCTCGACGGCAGAACCGTGTGGCGCTCCGGTTAGCCGTTTCCCCTGCACCCTTATTGGCAGCGCCCTTTACTGGTGGCTAAATGATTCCGAGGATGCGATGCTCGAGTTCGATTTGGATGCCCAGAGACTGGCTGTGGTCAGGAGGCCTATTTTTGCAGGCATTGGCAGCAGCTGTATCCGGATCATCAGGGCCGAGGGTGGCGGTGTAGGCTTTGCCGTCTTGGTGTACCCCAGCTTCCAGTTGTGGGGCCGCAAGTTCAGCAGTGATGGCGTCGCCACATGGATGCTGCAGAGGATTGTTAACATGCATGAGGTCATTGGTCTGCCGTCTGGGATCGAGACACGCAATGAAGCTATAGTGGGGTATTCCGAGGATGCTGATGTGGTTCTCATATCTGTGTCCACTAAGCAAGAACACTCCACTAAGCATCAACACTCTGCCTTCATCGTTCAGCTGGATTCGATGCAGTCCAGGGAGCTTAGTCGGAGTTTTTTGGAGCATTCATACCATCCGTTCGCGTATTTCTATACTGCAGGTATTTGCTTACCTTTACATCACACGATCCACTTATTTTTCGTACATGGTTGCATGAATGCCTTGCTGTGCTTAAGTTTTTGCTGACAACTTAGTTATCCTTTTTTCTATTTGCTTGAGAGATAAAATTAATGGTTGCTGTTTTCTTGTGTTATATTTGAACAGTATTTTCCCTGAAGGTACCAAACTATTTGGGCCAGTTATCATATCATTCTTGCATAGGTTCGCATAGGTCCTTTATAAAATTATTATTGCTGGGAACTGCTCGTTAGAACAGATAAAATTAGTCGgattgatgagtgcctgatgcgGGGAACCTGGGCTTGATTTCGGGTCCTGGCATCCAGtggttgcaccatttcaaagcagTAATATAAAATCAGTATGAAAATTGGTCAATTTTTTTAAGATAAAGTGTAGCCCAACCATTATATATCTTACAACTTAAAAGCTGAGCATACAATGCTATTAAGATAACTCCATTGCTTCTGTTTACATATTTCCATTGTGGCAGCATAATTTGATCGATAATATaacatgaagataccattaactgTGGCAGGTTTACTTGAGCCCAGGAGTAACTAATAATCCATTACCTGTTGTTAAGTTGCTGGCATGTACAAATAAAATGCTGATATGTCACAAAGACCTTGCCCTGTTTCAGGGTCGTGGTGGTGATATGCTTTGCTTGTTATCCATGTGTCAGTGTATCCTGTCATCTTCCACTCCATTTTAACTTGTTGACTGAGTGCTTCACGGAAAGCCTAGAAAGTTGGATTTGTGAGGCTGAT includes the following:
- the LOC127308914 gene encoding uncharacterized protein isoform X1, which produces MSDEGGAEMTSRRRLHSAPAAPLDGEDLLCQILVRIPPLPSSLPRAGAVSKLWARVAADPGFRRRFLAHHRKPPVLGVFEKLGQDLVFSPILDPPDRIPPGRFSLCPEQEASFTHWTLLGCRHGRVLAIGSFSRHATLLVFDPVSRGRSYVPVPMDFRFNLCNVRGTVLCAAGNGEGHVHGDCHSGPFKVVLLGTRSRQEPAMACVYSSETGVWGPLVSTAEPCGAPVSRFPCTLIGSALYWWLNDSEDAMLEFDLDAQRLAVVRRPIFAGIGSSCIRIIRAEGGGVGFAVLVYPSFQLWGRKFSSDGVATWMLQRIVNMHEVIGLPSGIETRNEAIVGYSEDADVVLISVSTKQEHSTKHQHSAFIVQLDSMQSRELSRSFLEHSYHPFAYFYTAGAVQLPMVNS
- the LOC127308914 gene encoding uncharacterized protein isoform X2 translates to MSDEGGAEMTSRRRLHSAPAAPLDGEDLLCQILVRIPPLPSSLPRAGAVSKLWARVAADPGFRRRFLAHHRKPPVLGVFEKLGQDLVFSPILDPPDRIPPGRFSLCPEQEASFTHWTLLGCRHGRVLAIGSFSRHATLLVFDPVSRGRSYVPVPMDFRFNLCNVRGTVLCAAGNGEGHVHGDCHSGPFKVVLLGTRSRQEPAMACVYSSETGVWGPLVSTAEPCGAPVSRFPCTLIGSALYWWLNDSEDAMLEFDLDAQRLAVVRRPIFAGIGSSCIRIIRAEGGGVGFAVLVYPSFQLWGRKFSSDGVATWMLQRIVNMHEVIGLPSGIETRNEAIVGYSEDADVVLISVSTKQEHSTKHQHSAFIVQLDSMQSRELSRSFLEHSYHPFAYFYTAGTAKA